Proteins encoded by one window of Electrophorus electricus isolate fEleEle1 chromosome 17, fEleEle1.pri, whole genome shotgun sequence:
- the ppip5k2 gene encoding inositol hexakisphosphate and diphosphoinositol-pentakisphosphate kinase 2 isoform X8 encodes MSENEDADQPRFFVGADDGEGEELLDPGRVLGCDCLYENVVEEDEDAEEEEYDSPPERLIVVGICAMAKKSKSKPMKEILERLCLFKYITVVTFEEEVILNEPVDNWPLCDCLISFHSKGFPLDKAVSYAELRNPFVINDLGLQYCIQDRREVYRILKAEGIQLPRYAVLNRDPARPEECNLVEGEDHVEVNGEVFQKPFVEKPVSAEDHNVYIYYPTSAGGGSQRLFRKIGSRSSVYSPESNVRKTGSYIYEEFMPTDGTDVKVYTVGPDYAHAEARKSPALDGKVERDSEGKEVRYPVILNAREKLIAWKVCLAFKQTVCGFDLLRANGQSYVCDVNGFSFVKNSMKYYDDCAKILGNTVMRELAPQFHIPWSIPLEAEDIPIVPTTSGTMMELRCVIAVIRHGDRTPKQKMKMEVRHQRFFDLFEKYEGYKSRKLKLKKPKQLQEVLDIARQLLVELGQNNDTEIEESKAKLEQLKTVLEMYGHFSGINRKVQLTYLPHGCPKTSSEEEDVRRDDPSLLLVLKWGGELTPAGRVQAEELGRAFRCMYPGGQGDYAGFPGCGLLRLHSTYRHDLKIYASDEGRVQMTAAAFAKGLLALEGELTPILVQMVKSANMNGLLDSDSDSLNSCQQRVKAHLHEILQKDREFTDDDFEKLAPTTSTSLVKSMQMIKNPVKTCDKVYSLIQNLTLQIRQRMEEPKSADIQLYHSETLELMLRRWSKLEKDFKMKNGRYNISKIPDIYDCIKYDVQHNSSLQLDHTMEIYRLSKALADIVIPQEYGISQAEKLDIAKGYCTPLVRKIRSDLQRTQDDDTVNKLHPVYSRGVMSPERHVRTRLYFTSESHVHSLLSILRYGALCDETKDEQWKRAMDYLRVVTELNYMTQIVIMLYEDPNKDLSSEERFHVELHFSPGAKGCEEDKNLPSGFGYRPASRENEGSKKKSQNDSDEESSAQRRDEPDRAFMMFRPMVSEPIYIHRKSPLPRSKKIGSVEVLSENNSHGRPGRLHGDQKLTTGIGFELYSMVPSICPLETLHNSLSLKQVDDFLASIAKSHNSVLDISACSPAVQGKKAPLNTYTPAKVLPCPFTQSLAKKAPERAASVRGGSSSSLPGLGRGDLVQRGLAGEKALQQNSPQRASESQAPTLPNLTDPQPAASIATSVLPASHEDISGQAQHLLAYYKTRGDSGATQAQAWAGCCRASNQSRHIPECVMLTPQKASHVGHCNVRSAQTNNHKTQSRGRPVFGPVLDALKHRPTKQSSQEEPRDGNMQPCCTTPVRIKQQGSSAAMLQEENATADTTILNHL; translated from the exons ATGTCTGAGAATGAGGACGCGGATCAGCCGCGCTTCTTTGTGGGAGCGGACGacggggagggggaggagctacTGGACCCTGGTCGCGTGCTTGGCTGCGACTGCCTCTATGAGAATGTTGTGGAGGAAGATGAGGACGCAGAGGAGGAAGAGTATGACTCT CCTCCGGAGAGACTGATCGTGGTAGGCATTTGTGCCATGGCCAAGaagtccaagtccaagcccatGAAGGAGATCTTGGAGCGTTTGTGCCTTTTCAAGTACATCACGGTGGTCACTTTCGAGGAGGAGGTCATCCTCAATGAGCCAGTGGATAACTGGCCCCTGTgtgactgcctcatctccttCCACTCCAAAG GGTTTCCCCTGGATAAAGCTGTATCTTATGCAGAGCTCAGAAATCCATTTGTGATCAATGACCTGGGCCTGCAGTACTGCATCCAGGACAG GAGAGAGGTGTATCGTATTCTGAAGGCAGAGGGTATCCAGCTCCCGCGCTATGCTGTTCTGAACCGAGACCCAGCCAGACCTGAGG AATGCAACCTTGTGGAGGGCGAGGACCATGTGGAGGTGAATGGGGAGGTTTTCCAGAAGCCTTTCGTGGAGAAGCCAGTGAGTGCTGAGGACCACAACGTCTATATCTACTATCCAACTTCTGCAGGAGGGGGCAGCCAGAGACTCTTCCGCAAG ATTGGCAGCAGAAGCAGTGTATATTCCCCTGAGAGCAATGTCCGGAAAACAGGCTCCTACATATATGAGGAGTTTATGCCTACAGATGGGACTGATGTGAAG GTGTACACGGTGGGCCCAGACTATGCCCACGCAGAGGCCCGGAAGTCACCCGCTCTGGATGGAAAAGTGGAGCGGGACAGTGAAGGTAAAGAGGTCCGCTACCCTGTCATCCTCAACGCCAGGGAGAAGCTCATAGCGTGGAAAGTCTGCCTGGCTTTCAAG CAAACAGTGTGTGGGTTCGACCTGCTCCGTGCCAATGGCCAGTCCTATGTTTGTGATGTCAATGGCTTCAGCTTTGTGAAAAACTCCATGAAGTATTATGATGACTGTGCAAAAATACTTGG GAACACTGTCATGAGAGAACTTGCTCCTCAGTTCCACATTCCATGGTCCATCCCTCTGGAAGCGGAGGACATCCCCATAGTTCCTACCACCTCTGGCACAAT GATGGAGCTGAGGTGTGTGATCGCTGTGATTCGACATGGAGACAGAACACCCAAGCAGAAGATGAAAATGGAGGTTCGGCACCAGAG GTTTTTTGATCTCTTTGAAAAATATGAAGGCTACAAAAGCAGAAAGCTGAAActaaaaaagccaaaacaactTCAG GAGGTTTTAGACATTGCCCGACAACTGTTGGTTGAACTTGGGCAGAATAACGATACAGAAATTGAAGAAAGCAAAGCCAAACTTGAGCAGCTGAAAACTGTTCTTGAAAT GTATGGCCATTTTTCGGGTATTAATCGCAAGGTACAGTTAACCTATCTTCCCCATGGTTGCCCAAAAACATCAAGTGAAGAGGAAG ATGTGCGCAGGGATGATCCATCTCTGTTGTTGGTGCTGAAGTGGGGTGGTGAGCTGACTCCAGCAGGCAGGGTGCAGGCAGAGGAGCTGGGCCGGGCGTTTAGGTGCATGTACCCTGGTGGACAAG GTGACTACGCAGGCTTCCCTGGCTGTGGCCTGTTGCGTCTGCACAGCACATACCGGCATGACCTGAAGATCTATGCCTCTGACGAGGGCCGCGTTCAGATGACTGCAGCTGCCTTTGCCAAG GGTCTGCTGGCCCTGGAGGGTGAGCTCACTCCCATCCTGGTGCAGATGGTAAAGAGCGCCAACATGAACGGCCTACTGGACAGTGACAGCGACTCTCTGAATAGCTGCCAGCAACGTGTCAAAGCTCATCTCCATGAAATCCTGCAGAAGGACCGGGAGTTCACCGATGACGACTTTGAGAAG CTGGCTCCTACTACGAGTACATCATTGGTGAAATCCATGCAGATGATCAAGAACCCAGTGAAGACATGTGATAAAGTCTACTCCCTTATCCAGAACCTTACCTTGCAGATTAGGCAGAGGATGGAGGAACCGAAGTCAGCAG ACATCCAGCTGTACCACAGTGAGACTTTGGAACTAATGCTTCGCCGCTGGTCCAAGCTGGAGAAGGACTTCAAAATGAAGAACGGTCGCTACAACATCAGCAAGATCCCTGATATCTACGATTGCATCAAGTACGACGTGCAGCACAACAGCTCCCTCCAGCTGGACCACACCATGGAGATCTACCGCCTCTCTAAGGCACTGGCCGACATCGTCATTCCACAG GAGtatggtatttctcaagctgaGAAGCTGGACATTGCCAAGGGCTACTGTACACCTCTGGTTCGCAAGATCCGCTCGGACCTCCAGAGGACACAGGATGATGACACGGTCAACAAACTCCACCCAGT gtACTCTAGAGGTGTCATGTCTCCAGAGCGTCATGTGCGCACCAGGCTCTACTTCACCAGCGAGAGTCACGTGCACTCCCTCCTCTCCATCCTACGCTATGGCGCACTCTGTGAC GAGACCAAAGACGAACAGTGGAAGAGGGCCATGGACTACCTCAGAGTGGTCACTGAGCTGAACTACATGACCCAGATTGTTATTATGCTCTATGAAGACCCCAACAAG GACCTTTCGTCAGAAGAGCGCTTTCACGTGGAGCTCCATTTCAGCCCAGGAGCGAAAGGATGCGAGGAAGACAAAAACCTGCCATCAGGGTTTGGCTACAGACCAGCATCCAGAGAG AATGAAGGCTCCAAGAAAAAGTCGCAGAATGACAGTGATGAGGAGTCAAGCGCTCAGAGGCGGGATGAGCCAGACCGGGCCTTCATGATGTTCCGGCCCATGGTGTCTGAGCCCATCTACATCCACAGGAAGTCCCCCCTTCCTCGCTCCAAAAAGATTGGCTCTGTAGAA GTCCTCTCAGAGAACAACAGTCATGGAAGGCCAGGCCGACTGCACGGTGATCAGAAGCTCACAACTGGAATAG GGTTCGAGCTGTACTCCATGGTGCCTTCCATCTGCCCACTGGAGACCCTCCACAATTCGCTGTCCCTTAAACAGGTTGACGACTTCCTCGCCTCCATCGCTAAATCCCACAATTCTGTACTGGACATTTCTGCATGCTCACCAG ctGTTCAAGGAAAGAAGGCTCCTTTAAACACTTACACTCCAGCGAAGGTTTTACCCTGTCCTTTCACCCAGTCACTGGCAAAGAAGGCACCAGAAAGAGCTGCATCAG TCAGAGGAGGGTCTTCCTCCAGTTTACCTGGATTAGGACGAGGGGACCTGGTTCAGCGTGGACTTGCTGGGGAAAAAGCACTACAGCAGAACTCTCCTCAGCGTGCCAGTGAGAGCCAAGCGCCCACTTTGCCCAACCTGACGGACCCGCAGCCTGCTGCTAGCATCGCTACCTCTGTTCTGCCAGCATCCCATGAAGACATATCTGGTCAAGCCCAGCATCTTCTAGCCTACTACAAGACAAGAGGGGACAGTGGAGCAACCCAAGCTCAAGCCTGGGCAGGGTGCTGCAGAGCCTCAAACCAATCGCGTCATATACCTGAATGCGTAATGCTGACACCTCAGAAAGCTTCCCATGTTGGCCATTGTAATGTCAGGTCAGCACAAACCAATAACCACAAAACCCAAAGTAGAGGCAGGCCAGTATTTGGCCCTGTCCTTGACGCACTCAAACACAGGCCAACCAAGCAAAGTTCTCAAGAAGAGCCTCGTGATGGTAACATGCAGCCATGCTGCACAACACCAGTGAGAATTAAGCAGCAAGGCTCATCAGCAGCCATGCTTCAGGAGGAGAATGCCACAGCAGATACCACAATACTGAACCACCTCTGA
- the ppip5k2 gene encoding inositol hexakisphosphate and diphosphoinositol-pentakisphosphate kinase 2 isoform X1 — protein sequence MSENEDADQPRFFVGADDGEGEELLDPGRVLGCDCLYENVVEEDEDAEEEEYDSPPERLIVVGICAMAKKSKSKPMKEILERLCLFKYITVVTFEEEVILNEPVDNWPLCDCLISFHSKGFPLDKAVSYAELRNPFVINDLGLQYCIQDRREVYRILKAEGIQLPRYAVLNRDPARPEECNLVEGEDHVEVNGEVFQKPFVEKPVSAEDHNVYIYYPTSAGGGSQRLFRKIGSRSSVYSPESNVRKTGSYIYEEFMPTDGTDVKVYTVGPDYAHAEARKSPALDGKVERDSEGKEVRYPVILNAREKLIAWKVCLAFKQTVCGFDLLRANGQSYVCDVNGFSFVKNSMKYYDDCAKILGNTVMRELAPQFHIPWSIPLEAEDIPIVPTTSGTMMELRCVIAVIRHGDRTPKQKMKMEVRHQRFFDLFEKYEGYKSRKLKLKKPKQLQEVLDIARQLLVELGQNNDTEIEESKAKLEQLKTVLEMYGHFSGINRKVQLTYLPHGCPKTSSEEEDVRRDDPSLLLVLKWGGELTPAGRVQAEELGRAFRCMYPGGQGDYAGFPGCGLLRLHSTYRHDLKIYASDEGRVQMTAAAFAKGLLALEGELTPILVQMVKSANMNGLLDSDSDSLNSCQQRVKAHLHEILQKDREFTDDDFEKLAPTTSTSLVKSMQMIKNPVKTCDKVYSLIQNLTLQIRQRMEEPKSADIQLYHSETLELMLRRWSKLEKDFKMKNGRYNISKIPDIYDCIKYDVQHNSSLQLDHTMEIYRLSKALADIVIPQEYGISQAEKLDIAKGYCTPLVRKIRSDLQRTQDDDTVNKLHPVYSRGVMSPERHVRTRLYFTSESHVHSLLSILRYGALCDETKDEQWKRAMDYLRVVTELNYMTQIVIMLYEDPNKDLSSEERFHVELHFSPGAKGCEEDKNLPSGFGYRPASRENEGSKKKSQNDSDEESSAQRRDEPDRAFMMFRPMVSEPIYIHRKSPLPRSKKIGSVEEESPLSVSSPDSIGTWIHYTCGVGTGRRRRRSGDQITSSPVSPKSLAFTSSIFGSWQQVLSENNSHGRPGRLHGDQKLTTGIGSHCAGLFSTMVLGGSSSAPNLQDYARTHRKKLTSSGFLDEATRGSAVKRFSISFARHPTNGFELYSMVPSICPLETLHNSLSLKQVDDFLASIAKSHNSVLDISACSPAVQGKKAPLNTYTPAKVLPCPFTQSLAKKAPERAASVRGGSSSSLPGLGRGDLVQRGLAGEKALQQNSPQRASESQAPTLPNLTDPQPAASIATSVLPASHEDISGQAQHLLAYYKTRGDSGATQAQAWAGCCRASNQSRHIPECVMLTPQKASHVGHCNVRSAQTNNHKTQSRGRPVFGPVLDALKHRPTKQSSQEEPRDGNMQPCCTTPVRIKQQGSSAAMLQEENATADTTILNHL from the exons ATGTCTGAGAATGAGGACGCGGATCAGCCGCGCTTCTTTGTGGGAGCGGACGacggggagggggaggagctacTGGACCCTGGTCGCGTGCTTGGCTGCGACTGCCTCTATGAGAATGTTGTGGAGGAAGATGAGGACGCAGAGGAGGAAGAGTATGACTCT CCTCCGGAGAGACTGATCGTGGTAGGCATTTGTGCCATGGCCAAGaagtccaagtccaagcccatGAAGGAGATCTTGGAGCGTTTGTGCCTTTTCAAGTACATCACGGTGGTCACTTTCGAGGAGGAGGTCATCCTCAATGAGCCAGTGGATAACTGGCCCCTGTgtgactgcctcatctccttCCACTCCAAAG GGTTTCCCCTGGATAAAGCTGTATCTTATGCAGAGCTCAGAAATCCATTTGTGATCAATGACCTGGGCCTGCAGTACTGCATCCAGGACAG GAGAGAGGTGTATCGTATTCTGAAGGCAGAGGGTATCCAGCTCCCGCGCTATGCTGTTCTGAACCGAGACCCAGCCAGACCTGAGG AATGCAACCTTGTGGAGGGCGAGGACCATGTGGAGGTGAATGGGGAGGTTTTCCAGAAGCCTTTCGTGGAGAAGCCAGTGAGTGCTGAGGACCACAACGTCTATATCTACTATCCAACTTCTGCAGGAGGGGGCAGCCAGAGACTCTTCCGCAAG ATTGGCAGCAGAAGCAGTGTATATTCCCCTGAGAGCAATGTCCGGAAAACAGGCTCCTACATATATGAGGAGTTTATGCCTACAGATGGGACTGATGTGAAG GTGTACACGGTGGGCCCAGACTATGCCCACGCAGAGGCCCGGAAGTCACCCGCTCTGGATGGAAAAGTGGAGCGGGACAGTGAAGGTAAAGAGGTCCGCTACCCTGTCATCCTCAACGCCAGGGAGAAGCTCATAGCGTGGAAAGTCTGCCTGGCTTTCAAG CAAACAGTGTGTGGGTTCGACCTGCTCCGTGCCAATGGCCAGTCCTATGTTTGTGATGTCAATGGCTTCAGCTTTGTGAAAAACTCCATGAAGTATTATGATGACTGTGCAAAAATACTTGG GAACACTGTCATGAGAGAACTTGCTCCTCAGTTCCACATTCCATGGTCCATCCCTCTGGAAGCGGAGGACATCCCCATAGTTCCTACCACCTCTGGCACAAT GATGGAGCTGAGGTGTGTGATCGCTGTGATTCGACATGGAGACAGAACACCCAAGCAGAAGATGAAAATGGAGGTTCGGCACCAGAG GTTTTTTGATCTCTTTGAAAAATATGAAGGCTACAAAAGCAGAAAGCTGAAActaaaaaagccaaaacaactTCAG GAGGTTTTAGACATTGCCCGACAACTGTTGGTTGAACTTGGGCAGAATAACGATACAGAAATTGAAGAAAGCAAAGCCAAACTTGAGCAGCTGAAAACTGTTCTTGAAAT GTATGGCCATTTTTCGGGTATTAATCGCAAGGTACAGTTAACCTATCTTCCCCATGGTTGCCCAAAAACATCAAGTGAAGAGGAAG ATGTGCGCAGGGATGATCCATCTCTGTTGTTGGTGCTGAAGTGGGGTGGTGAGCTGACTCCAGCAGGCAGGGTGCAGGCAGAGGAGCTGGGCCGGGCGTTTAGGTGCATGTACCCTGGTGGACAAG GTGACTACGCAGGCTTCCCTGGCTGTGGCCTGTTGCGTCTGCACAGCACATACCGGCATGACCTGAAGATCTATGCCTCTGACGAGGGCCGCGTTCAGATGACTGCAGCTGCCTTTGCCAAG GGTCTGCTGGCCCTGGAGGGTGAGCTCACTCCCATCCTGGTGCAGATGGTAAAGAGCGCCAACATGAACGGCCTACTGGACAGTGACAGCGACTCTCTGAATAGCTGCCAGCAACGTGTCAAAGCTCATCTCCATGAAATCCTGCAGAAGGACCGGGAGTTCACCGATGACGACTTTGAGAAG CTGGCTCCTACTACGAGTACATCATTGGTGAAATCCATGCAGATGATCAAGAACCCAGTGAAGACATGTGATAAAGTCTACTCCCTTATCCAGAACCTTACCTTGCAGATTAGGCAGAGGATGGAGGAACCGAAGTCAGCAG ACATCCAGCTGTACCACAGTGAGACTTTGGAACTAATGCTTCGCCGCTGGTCCAAGCTGGAGAAGGACTTCAAAATGAAGAACGGTCGCTACAACATCAGCAAGATCCCTGATATCTACGATTGCATCAAGTACGACGTGCAGCACAACAGCTCCCTCCAGCTGGACCACACCATGGAGATCTACCGCCTCTCTAAGGCACTGGCCGACATCGTCATTCCACAG GAGtatggtatttctcaagctgaGAAGCTGGACATTGCCAAGGGCTACTGTACACCTCTGGTTCGCAAGATCCGCTCGGACCTCCAGAGGACACAGGATGATGACACGGTCAACAAACTCCACCCAGT gtACTCTAGAGGTGTCATGTCTCCAGAGCGTCATGTGCGCACCAGGCTCTACTTCACCAGCGAGAGTCACGTGCACTCCCTCCTCTCCATCCTACGCTATGGCGCACTCTGTGAC GAGACCAAAGACGAACAGTGGAAGAGGGCCATGGACTACCTCAGAGTGGTCACTGAGCTGAACTACATGACCCAGATTGTTATTATGCTCTATGAAGACCCCAACAAG GACCTTTCGTCAGAAGAGCGCTTTCACGTGGAGCTCCATTTCAGCCCAGGAGCGAAAGGATGCGAGGAAGACAAAAACCTGCCATCAGGGTTTGGCTACAGACCAGCATCCAGAGAG AATGAAGGCTCCAAGAAAAAGTCGCAGAATGACAGTGATGAGGAGTCAAGCGCTCAGAGGCGGGATGAGCCAGACCGGGCCTTCATGATGTTCCGGCCCATGGTGTCTGAGCCCATCTACATCCACAGGAAGTCCCCCCTTCCTCGCTCCAAAAAGATTGGCTCTGTAGAA GAAGAAAGCCCCCTGAGTGTGTCTAGCCCTGACTCTATTGGTACCTGGATACATTATACCTGTGGTGTTGGTACTGGGCGTCGAAGACGCAGATCAGGGGACCAAATAACTTCCTCCCCTGTCTCCCCCAAATCACTGGCTTTCACATCCAGTATTTTTGGCTCATGGCAACAG GTCCTCTCAGAGAACAACAGTCATGGAAGGCCAGGCCGACTGCACGGTGATCAGAAGCTCACAACTGGAATAG GGTCTCATTGTGCTGGTCTGTTCAGCACCATGGTGCTGGGAGGCTCCTCCAGCGCACCTAACCTACAAGATTATGCTCGCACACACCGTAAAAAGCTGACCTCTTCTGGCTTCTTAGATG aGGCCACGCGTGGTTCTGCTGTAAAAAGATTTTCTATCTCATTTGCGCGACACCCAACCAATG GGTTCGAGCTGTACTCCATGGTGCCTTCCATCTGCCCACTGGAGACCCTCCACAATTCGCTGTCCCTTAAACAGGTTGACGACTTCCTCGCCTCCATCGCTAAATCCCACAATTCTGTACTGGACATTTCTGCATGCTCACCAG ctGTTCAAGGAAAGAAGGCTCCTTTAAACACTTACACTCCAGCGAAGGTTTTACCCTGTCCTTTCACCCAGTCACTGGCAAAGAAGGCACCAGAAAGAGCTGCATCAG TCAGAGGAGGGTCTTCCTCCAGTTTACCTGGATTAGGACGAGGGGACCTGGTTCAGCGTGGACTTGCTGGGGAAAAAGCACTACAGCAGAACTCTCCTCAGCGTGCCAGTGAGAGCCAAGCGCCCACTTTGCCCAACCTGACGGACCCGCAGCCTGCTGCTAGCATCGCTACCTCTGTTCTGCCAGCATCCCATGAAGACATATCTGGTCAAGCCCAGCATCTTCTAGCCTACTACAAGACAAGAGGGGACAGTGGAGCAACCCAAGCTCAAGCCTGGGCAGGGTGCTGCAGAGCCTCAAACCAATCGCGTCATATACCTGAATGCGTAATGCTGACACCTCAGAAAGCTTCCCATGTTGGCCATTGTAATGTCAGGTCAGCACAAACCAATAACCACAAAACCCAAAGTAGAGGCAGGCCAGTATTTGGCCCTGTCCTTGACGCACTCAAACACAGGCCAACCAAGCAAAGTTCTCAAGAAGAGCCTCGTGATGGTAACATGCAGCCATGCTGCACAACACCAGTGAGAATTAAGCAGCAAGGCTCATCAGCAGCCATGCTTCAGGAGGAGAATGCCACAGCAGATACCACAATACTGAACCACCTCTGA